The Salvelinus fontinalis isolate EN_2023a chromosome 24, ASM2944872v1, whole genome shotgun sequence genome has a segment encoding these proteins:
- the LOC129822329 gene encoding centrosomal protein of 295 kDa-like isoform X2: protein MKRKVSRLRLSPNEEAQLIREEHERRRKLRIQQVREQERYIALQIRTEVQLRRERELQNLAEELKEEWEQQRSEKLETLQKLYQDNLRVLGEGHRSAKENEPDWEAIAQKNEENHVRADERYRVALKELKSERQKDQEEQNRFIEARKKSIQVEKERAAKVANFPSLPPNPIENIESRKLHAVKKSDVDAFSVTHYHMPETTVDREVYTTQPNAQEVALEEMQRLQVLGQEEQRERREQLEKARLRGNHALRREQLTQDRERLLVELEHMHQTDLLRRRQVMAQMPAQIFQPLHKRQEMREDWQRDMEFAFEDMYTGERRVKGDLVLQLVPEPLPAVSTGSQDEDLDLTQEATPDLTPLAGAEEQQDEEPSRPLGGAPRQALKKLLTRIRSQRDQWSYRRLVYPPDDCRNTPTAECDTSAGVTTIETGSLASEERGRPLTTIPRLPDPSQSAQAIETTEESIVAGTLLQADKQAIKIHTFETERKRREEELERQKQEQIALLQELEEKKSRLELLLQEAQQEREQLQTAMNQDTAAASGTQKTPAQDVTSVSPAAPTPESTITSAAEDDHSRRIKVYQQRLFDQNRLHKQSVEEARRRLEEYQRTLRNRYSGETTSTFLPPGTTACLLPHFKGGINSPAVPLELPSGSALLPCLPVALSPHSRAHTPLDLPTQEPSILVQTLFLPGTTVGLHINSRTSPVQLEPTSESLRDQRAGVWLADNVFSRVTEDFPEKLPPPSTSLDPQSYRPHPVSLHPTPHIPLPSRTDPIPPISPTPSEESATLPGEAPVNPGSVLRAPAKFGEEVEKQRQELREAQRRVEAQRRVEAQREVLFMQQRELEEEQREQRRRQREVLQALLTADDTQPGPETTDGLGSERLRLMAALLRAIEESNVQTSTLVETSQSQDNTFDVQSSHSDRPAPHPLPHHHPRAAKPPVARARLAAMEMTEQHELSAIQEVQTPANASLITEESVAVSIESAIPEEQDHSAHSERGHSSTSVSSAWEHTAGTGSETLTGSSRSSKLSWRERLRLEAGASPGPDPTPALPERSYHSCEFGRGVLGKSPIELESLSFQSARRPSEPDYLSSTTISSGSYATTDPEHTSTDPEHTSTDPEHTSTKIDSSLLLAGFGMGGGKNKKSSVNGSSSSRHSSCRGVSGTGFPILDSLIHSSSIQRIIDKYTRELNFSLSTAGNQTGASAVIEGSVCEEPSSSVSQQKPWSKLLQENEGPDRSPVWGADPHTLPSDRESGAQRHDQEWDNTVNRIMDRLSDKSSSLVLDQGRDSTISPMTGQPSDKSSSPGQGWDSTLSRMIGQLSGQSTSLDQGWDSTLSRMIGGLSNQSTSVSQRLDQSSQWLDEVQDESRVMRPLVGELDESAAQWSGSSEAGGSNSLGWVDLRVSGQTGVSSDPEGAPESQLLSSSSLPGREPPPHPHYQSLQHSGASSQEADRTGVDPASDSFHPLLAEVTHNETAEPSMTFHLPEEEVEGLCSQDEDGDHEAPAGDLELSACSEEFEDDTDPSVTSEPSPERLRGGEEPPQPSPALHDSLYQLTSSQCLPHDSALQVSLVAEEVGLAACEDVSTWDMPLEGGDTDMESTPAPQRLDQRGAIKIEDLGAGEPDDQLCSESKISPPIWERIMEVGSVKGIMDESMLTLVSLTDTTLQGQELTEEEEGEMEESKSTMLPEENASLQEKETTPSHAVMLLEFQSCPSLNLQEAFQEKRRALIQRSAHRVEEIQAKRDEARANTTTRAQSDPTTVQSTTSKPRREGRSAESTHAGGYAKQKKQQPKPQTPLQPPMLAELKKVGEVRISTPEIRKQDVAEMRKRTERLYSRLDEVKLQKEVRSRQEAYAKNREKAKEFHKKTLQKLRAKQSSQ, encoded by the exons GAGCCTGACTGGGAGGCAATTGCACAGAAAAATGAGGAGAATCATGTTCGGGCAGATGAGCGCTATCGAGTAGCCCTCAAAGAGCTCAaatcagagagacagaaagatcaGGAGGAACAAAATCG TTTTATCGAGGCTAGGAAGAAGTCCATACAGGTGGAGAAGGAGAGGGCAGCAAAAGTGGCCAACTTCCCATCCCTTCCACCCAACCCAATTGAG AATATTGAGTCAAGGAAGCTGCATGCGGTGAAGAAATCAGATGTGGATGCCTTCTCTGTGACTCACTATCATATGCCAGAGACTACGGTGGACAGGGAAGTCTACACAACACAG CCAAACGCACAGGAGGTGGCATTGGAGGAGATGCAGCGCCTGCAGGTGCTAGGACaggaggagcagagggagagacgggAGCAGCTGGAGAAGGCTCGTCTCAGAGGTAACCACGCGCTGAGGAGGGAACAGCTCACACAG GACCGAGAGCGCCTCCTGGTGGAGCTTGAACACATGCATCAGACAGATCTTTTGAGGCGCAGGCAGGTGATGGCTCAGATGCCTGCCCAGATCTTCCAGCCGCTCCACaagagacaggagatgagggaGGACTGGCAGAGGGATATGGAGTTCGCCTTCGAGGACATGTACACTGGAGAGAGGA GAGTGAAAGGTGACCTGGTGCTGCAGCTGGTCCCAGAGCCTCTCCCAGCTGTGTCCACTGGCAGCCAGGATGAAGACCTAGACCTGACCCAGGAGGCCACCCCTGACCTTACACCCTTGGCTGGGGCAGAGGAACAACAGGATGAAG AACCATCCAGGCCTCTAGGTGGTGCCCCCAGACAGGCCTTGAAGAAACTATTGACCCGCATCAGGTCACAGAGAGACCAGTGGAGCTACCGGAGGCTGGTTTATCCCCCAGATGACTGCCGAAATACTCCGACAGCAGAGTGCGACACGTCCGCAGGCGTTACGACCATTGAGACAGGTTCTCTGGCCAGCGAGGAGAGGGGCCGACCTTTGACCACTATACCCAGACTCCCTGACCCCTCTCAGTCAGCCCAAG CTATAGAGACAACAGAAGAGTCCATAGTGGCTGGTACCCTGCTCCAGGCTGATAAACAAGCCATCAAGATCCACACATTTGAaactgagaggaagaggagg GAGGAAGAGCTGGAGAGGCAAAAGCAGGAGCAGATAGCCCTGCTACAGGAGTTAGAGGAGAAGAAGAGCAGGCTGGAGCTGCTGCTGCAGGAGGCCCAGCAAGAAAGAGAACAGCTGCAGACGGCCATGAACCAGGACACAGCTGCTGCATCTGGAACACAGAAAACACCAGCCCAGGACGTCACCTCTGTCAGCCCTGCTGCTCCAACTCCCGAG TCTACTATAACCTCAGCTGCTGAGGATGACCACTCCAGGAGAATCAAAGTGTATCAGCAGCGTCTCTTTGACCAGAACAG GCTTCATAAGCAGTCTGTGGAGGAGGCTCGCCGACGTCTGGAAGAGTACCAACGCACACTAAGAAACCGCTACTCTGGTGAAACTACGTCAACATTTCTCCCTCCTGGTACCACAGCCTGTCTTCTACCACACTTTAAAGGAGGAATCAATTCCCCGGCAGTGCCCCTAGAACTCCCCTCTGGTTCTGCCctgctcccctgtctccctgtagcacttaGTCCCCACTCTAGAGCTCACACCCCTTTGGACCTCCCCACACAGGAGCCCTCCATCTTGGTTCAAACTCTCTTCCTCCCTGGCACTACAGTTGGCTTGCATATTAACTCCAGAACCTCACCAGTGCAGCTAGAACCCACCTCTGAAAGCCTAAGGGACCAAAGAGCAGGTGTTTGGCTGGCGGACAATGTGTTTAGTAGGGTCACAGAGGATTTCCCTGAGAAgctacctccaccctctacctcgTTAGACCCCCAGTCCTACAGACCACATCCTGTTTCCCTCCACCCTACTCCACACATCCCACTCCCATCAAGAACGGACCCCATCCCACCCATCAGCCCAACCCCTTCAGAAGAGTCAGCTACTCTCCCTGGCGAGGCCCCGGTAAATCCTGGGTCTGTCCTGCGGGCCCCGGCCAAGTtcggggaggaggtggagaagcaGAGGCAGGAGCTACGGGAGGCCCAGCGGCGGGTGGAGGCCCAGCGGCGGGTGGAGGCCCAGAGGGAGGTGCTCTTcatgcagcagagggaactggaggaggaacagagggagcagaggaggagacagagggaggtgttacAGGCACTGCTCACTGCTGATGACACACAG CCTGGTCCAGAGACCactgatggtttggggtcagaaCGTCTCCGTCTGATGGCAGCTCTGCTTCGGGCCATCGAGGAGTCCAATGTGCAAACCTCAACATTGGTAGAAACCAGTCAGAGCCAAGACAACACATTCGACGTCCAGAGTTCACACTCAGACAGACCCGCCCCTCACCcactcccccaccaccacccccgggCAGCCAAACCCCCGGTGGCCCGCGCCAGGCTGGCCGCCATGGAGATGACAGAGCAGCACGAGCTCAGTGCCATCCAGGAGGTGCAGACGCCAGCCAATGCCAGCCTGATCACAG AAGAGAGTGTGGCAGTATCTATTGAAAGtgcaatcccagaagaacaggaCCACTCGGCCCACTCTGAAAGAGGTCACTCCAGCACCTCTGTGTCCAGTGCATGGGAACACACAGCTGGGACTGGGAGTGAGACGTTAACTGGGTCTAGTAGATCCAGCAAGCtttcctggagagagagactacgGCTGGAGGCTGGTGCCTCTCCTGGACCTG ATCCCACACCAGCACTCCCAGAACGGTCTTATCACTCCTGTGAGTTTGGGAGAGGTGTCCTTGGTAAATCTCCTATAGAG TTGGAGAGCCTGTCCTTCCAGTCAGCCCGTAGACCCTCAGAACCTGACTACCTGTCCTCCACCACCATCTCTTCTGGAAGCTATGCCACCACTGACCCTGAACACACCTCCACTGACCCTGAACACACCTCCACTGACCCTGAACACACCTCCACCAAAATAG ACTCTTCCCTGCTCTTGGCTGGGTTTGGGATGGGAGGAGGAAAAAATAAAAAGTCATCGGTCAATGGCTCCTCTTCATCCAGACACAGTTCCTGTAGGGGCGTATCTGGTACTGGCTTTCCCATTTTAGACTCACTCATACACAGCAGCAGTATCCAGCGCATCATAGACAAATACACCAGGGAGCTCAACTTTTCTCTTAGTACTGCTGGGAAccagacgg GTGCATCTGCAGTGATAGAGGGGTCAGTGTGTGAGGAGCCAAGCTCCTCTGTGTCGCAGCAGAAGCCCTGGTCTAAGCTACTGCAGGAGAATGAGGGACCAGACAGGTCACCTGTTTGGGGGGCCGACCCACACACTCTCCCCTCGGACAGAGAGTCAGGAGCTCAGAGGCACGACCAG GAATGGGACAACACTGTCAACCGGATCATGGATCGCCTCTCAGACAAGTCCTCCTCATTGGTTCTGGACCAGGGGCGGGACTCCACTATCAGCCCAATGACTGGCCAGCCCTCGGATAAGTCATCCTCGCCGGGCCAAGGGTGGGACTCTACTTTGAGCCGAATGATTGGCCAGCTCTCAGGTCAATCAACCTCACTGGACCAAGGGTGGGATTCGACTTTGAGCAGAATGATTGGCGGGCTCTCCAATCAGTCAACCTCTGTCAGCCAGCGATTGGACCAgtcatcccagtggctagatgaaGTCCAGGATGAGAGCCGGGTGATGAGGCCTCTGGTTGGAGAGCTGGATGAGTCTGCTGCCCAATGGAGTGGGAGCTCAG AAGCTGGTGGTTCTAACTCCCTAGGCTGGGTGGATCTGAGGGTCTCGGGCCAGACGGGAGTGTCTTCTGATCCAGAGGGAGCCCCTGAATCTCAGTTACtgagcagctcctctctccctggaCGGGAGCCTCCGCCACATCCACACTACCAGAGCCTGCAGCACTCTGGGGCCAGCTCCCAGGAAGCAGACAGGACTGGGG TGGATCCAGCCTCCGACTCCTTCCACCCTCTCCTGGCTGAGGTCACGCACAACGAGACAGCCGAACCCTCCATGACCTTTCACCTTCCAGAAGAGGAAGTGGAGGGGCTTTGTTCCCAGGATGAAGATGGTGACCATGAAGCACCTGCAGGGGACCTTGAGCTCTCTGCATGCTCAGAGGAGTTTGAGGATGACACAGACCCCTCCGTCACCTCTGAACCCTCTCCTGAGCGCCTAAGAGGAGGGGAGGAACCACCTCAGCCCTCACCCGCCCTGCACGACTCCTTGTACCAGCTGACCTCGTCCCAGTGCCTCCCCCATGACTCTGCCCTGCAGGTATCCCTTGTAGCGGAGGAGGTTGGTCTAGCAGCCTGTGAAGATGTCTCCACTTGGGACATGCCACTTGAAGGAGGGGACACTGATATGGAGAGTACACCAGCACCTCAGAGACTTGACCAAAGAGGTGCTATTAAAATTGAGGACCTGGGTGCAGGAGAGCCAGATGACCAGCTATGTTCAGAGTCAAAGATCAGCCCTCCCATCTGGGAGAGAATAATG gAGGTGGGCAGTGTGAAGGGGATAATGGATGAGTCCATGCTGACCCTGGTGAGCCTGACAGACACAACACTACAGGGCCAGGAACTCactgaggaagaggaaggagagatggag GAATCAAAGTCGACGATGTTGCCAGAGGAGAATGCCAGcctacaggagaaagagacaacCCCCTCTCATGCAG TGATGCTACTGGAGTTCCAGTCATGTCCCAGCCTGAACCTACAGGAGGCCTTCCAGGAGAAACGCAGAGCCCTGATCCAGAGGTCTGCCCACAGGGTGGAGGAGATTCAAGCCAAGAGGGATGAAGCCAGGGCCAACACAACCACCAGGGCCCAGTCTGACCCAACCACTGTTCAGTCAACCACTTCTAAAcccaggagagaggggaggagtgcAGAGTCAACCCATGCAGGAGGGTATGCCAAGCAGAAAAAGCAACAGCCAAAACCCCAAACTCCCTTGCAGCCTCCCATGCTAG CCGAGCTGAAGAAGGTTGGGGAGGTGAGGATCAGCACTCCTGAGATAAGGAAACAGGATGTGGCTGAGATGCGTAAGAGAACAGAGAG GTTGTACAGCCGACTAGATGAGGTGAAGCTTCAGAAGGAGGTCAGGAGCAGACAGGAGGCATATGCCAAAAACAGGGAGAAGGCCAAAGAGTTTCATAAG AAAACCTTACAGAAGCTACGGGCCAAGCAGTCTTCGCAATGA
- the LOC129822329 gene encoding centrosomal protein of 295 kDa-like isoform X5, which produces MKRKVSRLRLSPNEEAQLIREEHERRRKLRIQQVREQERYIALQIRTEVQLRRERELQNLAEELKEEWEQQRSEKLETLQKLYQDNLRVLGEGHRSAKENEPDWEAIAQKNEENHVRADERYRVALKELKSERQKDQEEQNRFIEARKKSIQVEKERAAKVANFPSLPPNPIENIESRKLHAVKKSDVDAFSVTHYHMPETTVDREVYTTQPNAQEVALEEMQRLQVLGQEEQRERREQLEKARLRGNHALRREQLTQDRERLLVELEHMHQTDLLRRRQVMAQMPAQIFQPLHKRQEMREDWQRDMEFAFEDMYTGERRVKGDLVLQLVPEPLPAVSTGSQDEDLDLTQEATPDLTPLAGAEEQQDEEPSRPLGGAPRQALKKLLTRIRSQRDQWSYRRLVYPPDDCRNTPTAECDTSAGVTTIETGSLASEERGRPLTTIPRLPDPSQSAQAIETTEESIVAGTLLQADKQAIKIHTFETERKRREEELERQKQEQIALLQELEEKKSRLELLLQEAQQEREQLQTAMNQDTAAASGTQKTPAQDVTSVSPAAPTPETCSVFVPVQSTITSAAEDDHSRRIKVYQQRLFDQNRLHKQSVEEARRRLEEYQRTLRNRYSGETTSTFLPPGTTACLLPHFKGGINSPAVPLELPSGSALLPCLPVALSPHSRAHTPLDLPTQEPSILVQTLFLPGTTVGLHINSRTSPVQLEPTSESLRDQRAGVWLADNVFSRVTEDFPEKLPPPSTSLDPQSYRPHPVSLHPTPHIPLPSRTDPIPPISPTPSEESATLPGEAPVNPGSVLRAPAKFGEEVEKQRQELREAQRRVEAQRRVEAQREVLFMQQRELEEEQREQRRRQREVLQALLTADDTQPGPETTDGLGSERLRLMAALLRAIEESNVQTSTLVETSQSQDNTFDVQSSHSDRPAPHPLPHHHPRAAKPPVARARLAAMEMTEQHELSAIQEVQTPANASLITEESVAVSIESAIPEEQDHSAHSERGHSSTSVSSAWEHTAGTGSETLTGSSRSSKLSWRERLRLEAGASPGPDPTPALPERSYHSCEFGRGVLGKSPIELESLSFQSARRPSEPDYLSSTTISSGSYATTDPEHTSTDPEHTSTDPEHTSTKIGASAVIEGSVCEEPSSSVSQQKPWSKLLQENEGPDRSPVWGADPHTLPSDRESGAQRHDQEWDNTVNRIMDRLSDKSSSLVLDQGRDSTISPMTGQPSDKSSSPGQGWDSTLSRMIGQLSGQSTSLDQGWDSTLSRMIGGLSNQSTSVSQRLDQSSQWLDEVQDESRVMRPLVGELDESAAQWSGSSEAGGSNSLGWVDLRVSGQTGVSSDPEGAPESQLLSSSSLPGREPPPHPHYQSLQHSGASSQEADRTGVDPASDSFHPLLAEVTHNETAEPSMTFHLPEEEVEGLCSQDEDGDHEAPAGDLELSACSEEFEDDTDPSVTSEPSPERLRGGEEPPQPSPALHDSLYQLTSSQCLPHDSALQVSLVAEEVGLAACEDVSTWDMPLEGGDTDMESTPAPQRLDQRGAIKIEDLGAGEPDDQLCSESKISPPIWERIMEVGSVKGIMDESMLTLVSLTDTTLQGQELTEEEEGEMEESKSTMLPEENASLQEKETTPSHAVMLLEFQSCPSLNLQEAFQEKRRALIQRSAHRVEEIQAKRDEARANTTTRAQSDPTTVQSTTSKPRREGRSAESTHAGGYAKQKKQQPKPQTPLQPPMLAELKKVGEVRISTPEIRKQDVAEMRKRTERLYSRLDEVKLQKEVRSRQEAYAKNREKAKEFHKKTLQKLRAKQSSQ; this is translated from the exons GAGCCTGACTGGGAGGCAATTGCACAGAAAAATGAGGAGAATCATGTTCGGGCAGATGAGCGCTATCGAGTAGCCCTCAAAGAGCTCAaatcagagagacagaaagatcaGGAGGAACAAAATCG TTTTATCGAGGCTAGGAAGAAGTCCATACAGGTGGAGAAGGAGAGGGCAGCAAAAGTGGCCAACTTCCCATCCCTTCCACCCAACCCAATTGAG AATATTGAGTCAAGGAAGCTGCATGCGGTGAAGAAATCAGATGTGGATGCCTTCTCTGTGACTCACTATCATATGCCAGAGACTACGGTGGACAGGGAAGTCTACACAACACAG CCAAACGCACAGGAGGTGGCATTGGAGGAGATGCAGCGCCTGCAGGTGCTAGGACaggaggagcagagggagagacgggAGCAGCTGGAGAAGGCTCGTCTCAGAGGTAACCACGCGCTGAGGAGGGAACAGCTCACACAG GACCGAGAGCGCCTCCTGGTGGAGCTTGAACACATGCATCAGACAGATCTTTTGAGGCGCAGGCAGGTGATGGCTCAGATGCCTGCCCAGATCTTCCAGCCGCTCCACaagagacaggagatgagggaGGACTGGCAGAGGGATATGGAGTTCGCCTTCGAGGACATGTACACTGGAGAGAGGA GAGTGAAAGGTGACCTGGTGCTGCAGCTGGTCCCAGAGCCTCTCCCAGCTGTGTCCACTGGCAGCCAGGATGAAGACCTAGACCTGACCCAGGAGGCCACCCCTGACCTTACACCCTTGGCTGGGGCAGAGGAACAACAGGATGAAG AACCATCCAGGCCTCTAGGTGGTGCCCCCAGACAGGCCTTGAAGAAACTATTGACCCGCATCAGGTCACAGAGAGACCAGTGGAGCTACCGGAGGCTGGTTTATCCCCCAGATGACTGCCGAAATACTCCGACAGCAGAGTGCGACACGTCCGCAGGCGTTACGACCATTGAGACAGGTTCTCTGGCCAGCGAGGAGAGGGGCCGACCTTTGACCACTATACCCAGACTCCCTGACCCCTCTCAGTCAGCCCAAG CTATAGAGACAACAGAAGAGTCCATAGTGGCTGGTACCCTGCTCCAGGCTGATAAACAAGCCATCAAGATCCACACATTTGAaactgagaggaagaggagg GAGGAAGAGCTGGAGAGGCAAAAGCAGGAGCAGATAGCCCTGCTACAGGAGTTAGAGGAGAAGAAGAGCAGGCTGGAGCTGCTGCTGCAGGAGGCCCAGCAAGAAAGAGAACAGCTGCAGACGGCCATGAACCAGGACACAGCTGCTGCATCTGGAACACAGAAAACACCAGCCCAGGACGTCACCTCTGTCAGCCCTGCTGCTCCAACTCCCGAG ACTTGTTCTGTGTTTGTCCCTGTGCAGTCTACTATAACCTCAGCTGCTGAGGATGACCACTCCAGGAGAATCAAAGTGTATCAGCAGCGTCTCTTTGACCAGAACAG GCTTCATAAGCAGTCTGTGGAGGAGGCTCGCCGACGTCTGGAAGAGTACCAACGCACACTAAGAAACCGCTACTCTGGTGAAACTACGTCAACATTTCTCCCTCCTGGTACCACAGCCTGTCTTCTACCACACTTTAAAGGAGGAATCAATTCCCCGGCAGTGCCCCTAGAACTCCCCTCTGGTTCTGCCctgctcccctgtctccctgtagcacttaGTCCCCACTCTAGAGCTCACACCCCTTTGGACCTCCCCACACAGGAGCCCTCCATCTTGGTTCAAACTCTCTTCCTCCCTGGCACTACAGTTGGCTTGCATATTAACTCCAGAACCTCACCAGTGCAGCTAGAACCCACCTCTGAAAGCCTAAGGGACCAAAGAGCAGGTGTTTGGCTGGCGGACAATGTGTTTAGTAGGGTCACAGAGGATTTCCCTGAGAAgctacctccaccctctacctcgTTAGACCCCCAGTCCTACAGACCACATCCTGTTTCCCTCCACCCTACTCCACACATCCCACTCCCATCAAGAACGGACCCCATCCCACCCATCAGCCCAACCCCTTCAGAAGAGTCAGCTACTCTCCCTGGCGAGGCCCCGGTAAATCCTGGGTCTGTCCTGCGGGCCCCGGCCAAGTtcggggaggaggtggagaagcaGAGGCAGGAGCTACGGGAGGCCCAGCGGCGGGTGGAGGCCCAGCGGCGGGTGGAGGCCCAGAGGGAGGTGCTCTTcatgcagcagagggaactggaggaggaacagagggagcagaggaggagacagagggaggtgttacAGGCACTGCTCACTGCTGATGACACACAG CCTGGTCCAGAGACCactgatggtttggggtcagaaCGTCTCCGTCTGATGGCAGCTCTGCTTCGGGCCATCGAGGAGTCCAATGTGCAAACCTCAACATTGGTAGAAACCAGTCAGAGCCAAGACAACACATTCGACGTCCAGAGTTCACACTCAGACAGACCCGCCCCTCACCcactcccccaccaccacccccgggCAGCCAAACCCCCGGTGGCCCGCGCCAGGCTGGCCGCCATGGAGATGACAGAGCAGCACGAGCTCAGTGCCATCCAGGAGGTGCAGACGCCAGCCAATGCCAGCCTGATCACAG AAGAGAGTGTGGCAGTATCTATTGAAAGtgcaatcccagaagaacaggaCCACTCGGCCCACTCTGAAAGAGGTCACTCCAGCACCTCTGTGTCCAGTGCATGGGAACACACAGCTGGGACTGGGAGTGAGACGTTAACTGGGTCTAGTAGATCCAGCAAGCtttcctggagagagagactacgGCTGGAGGCTGGTGCCTCTCCTGGACCTG ATCCCACACCAGCACTCCCAGAACGGTCTTATCACTCCTGTGAGTTTGGGAGAGGTGTCCTTGGTAAATCTCCTATAGAG TTGGAGAGCCTGTCCTTCCAGTCAGCCCGTAGACCCTCAGAACCTGACTACCTGTCCTCCACCACCATCTCTTCTGGAAGCTATGCCACCACTGACCCTGAACACACCTCCACTGACCCTGAACACACCTCCACTGACCCTGAACACACCTCCACCAAAATAG GTGCATCTGCAGTGATAGAGGGGTCAGTGTGTGAGGAGCCAAGCTCCTCTGTGTCGCAGCAGAAGCCCTGGTCTAAGCTACTGCAGGAGAATGAGGGACCAGACAGGTCACCTGTTTGGGGGGCCGACCCACACACTCTCCCCTCGGACAGAGAGTCAGGAGCTCAGAGGCACGACCAG GAATGGGACAACACTGTCAACCGGATCATGGATCGCCTCTCAGACAAGTCCTCCTCATTGGTTCTGGACCAGGGGCGGGACTCCACTATCAGCCCAATGACTGGCCAGCCCTCGGATAAGTCATCCTCGCCGGGCCAAGGGTGGGACTCTACTTTGAGCCGAATGATTGGCCAGCTCTCAGGTCAATCAACCTCACTGGACCAAGGGTGGGATTCGACTTTGAGCAGAATGATTGGCGGGCTCTCCAATCAGTCAACCTCTGTCAGCCAGCGATTGGACCAgtcatcccagtggctagatgaaGTCCAGGATGAGAGCCGGGTGATGAGGCCTCTGGTTGGAGAGCTGGATGAGTCTGCTGCCCAATGGAGTGGGAGCTCAG AAGCTGGTGGTTCTAACTCCCTAGGCTGGGTGGATCTGAGGGTCTCGGGCCAGACGGGAGTGTCTTCTGATCCAGAGGGAGCCCCTGAATCTCAGTTACtgagcagctcctctctccctggaCGGGAGCCTCCGCCACATCCACACTACCAGAGCCTGCAGCACTCTGGGGCCAGCTCCCAGGAAGCAGACAGGACTGGGG TGGATCCAGCCTCCGACTCCTTCCACCCTCTCCTGGCTGAGGTCACGCACAACGAGACAGCCGAACCCTCCATGACCTTTCACCTTCCAGAAGAGGAAGTGGAGGGGCTTTGTTCCCAGGATGAAGATGGTGACCATGAAGCACCTGCAGGGGACCTTGAGCTCTCTGCATGCTCAGAGGAGTTTGAGGATGACACAGACCCCTCCGTCACCTCTGAACCCTCTCCTGAGCGCCTAAGAGGAGGGGAGGAACCACCTCAGCCCTCACCCGCCCTGCACGACTCCTTGTACCAGCTGACCTCGTCCCAGTGCCTCCCCCATGACTCTGCCCTGCAGGTATCCCTTGTAGCGGAGGAGGTTGGTCTAGCAGCCTGTGAAGATGTCTCCACTTGGGACATGCCACTTGAAGGAGGGGACACTGATATGGAGAGTACACCAGCACCTCAGAGACTTGACCAAAGAGGTGCTATTAAAATTGAGGACCTGGGTGCAGGAGAGCCAGATGACCAGCTATGTTCAGAGTCAAAGATCAGCCCTCCCATCTGGGAGAGAATAATG gAGGTGGGCAGTGTGAAGGGGATAATGGATGAGTCCATGCTGACCCTGGTGAGCCTGACAGACACAACACTACAGGGCCAGGAACTCactgaggaagaggaaggagagatggag GAATCAAAGTCGACGATGTTGCCAGAGGAGAATGCCAGcctacaggagaaagagacaacCCCCTCTCATGCAG TGATGCTACTGGAGTTCCAGTCATGTCCCAGCCTGAACCTACAGGAGGCCTTCCAGGAGAAACGCAGAGCCCTGATCCAGAGGTCTGCCCACAGGGTGGAGGAGATTCAAGCCAAGAGGGATGAAGCCAGGGCCAACACAACCACCAGGGCCCAGTCTGACCCAACCACTGTTCAGTCAACCACTTCTAAAcccaggagagaggggaggagtgcAGAGTCAACCCATGCAGGAGGGTATGCCAAGCAGAAAAAGCAACAGCCAAAACCCCAAACTCCCTTGCAGCCTCCCATGCTAG CCGAGCTGAAGAAGGTTGGGGAGGTGAGGATCAGCACTCCTGAGATAAGGAAACAGGATGTGGCTGAGATGCGTAAGAGAACAGAGAG GTTGTACAGCCGACTAGATGAGGTGAAGCTTCAGAAGGAGGTCAGGAGCAGACAGGAGGCATATGCCAAAAACAGGGAGAAGGCCAAAGAGTTTCATAAG AAAACCTTACAGAAGCTACGGGCCAAGCAGTCTTCGCAATGA